In Silene latifolia isolate original U9 population chromosome X, ASM4854445v1, whole genome shotgun sequence, the following proteins share a genomic window:
- the LOC141620599 gene encoding uncharacterized protein LOC141620599 has protein sequence MVSPLSCSIVVMSFFARLCREIVLLKKSRLHFLPSSIDPGRVFPKSEFEEYKDIEEAHYAYRIRDRLRKEVLVPLRKVLELPEVYLSAKMWNTLPYNRVPFVAMKNYKELFYEHDKERFEEYLEKVKAGKATIAAGALLPHEIIGQLNDGQGGQVAELQWKRMVDDLAKKGKLHNSMAICDVSGSMEGNPMEVSVSLGMLISELSEVPWKGKLTFSDNPQFHSIKGETLEEKTSFIRRMEWGMTTNFQGVFDRILEVAVQEKLPEEQMIKRLFIFSDMEFDEASNNANWETDYMVIQSKFNAAGYENVPEIVFWNLRHSKATPVPSNQPGVALVSGYSKNLMTLFLEGGGVISPEAVMLEAIGKPEYDALVVYD, from the exons atggTTTCCCCATTGTCTTGCTCTATTGTGGTAATGTCTTTCTTTGCACGGTTGTGTCGTGAAATAGTACTTCTCAAGAAAAGTCGCCTTCATTTCCTTCCAAGTTCTATTGACCCTGGG AGGGTGTTTCCAAAGAGCGAATTTGAGGAGTATAAAGACATAGAGGAGGCTCACTATGCCTATCGGATTAGGGATAGGTTGAGAAAGGAGGTGTTAGTTCCTTTACGAAAGGTGCTTGAGTTGCCTGAGGTTTATCTTTCTGCTAAGATGTGGAACACTTTGCCTTACAATAGGGTTCCTTTTGTCGCTATGAAGAATTATAAGGAACTCTTTTATGAGCATGATAAGGAACGGTTTGAGGAGTATTTAGAGAAGGTTAAGGCCGGGAAGGCGACCATTGCTGCCGGAGCTCTACTGCCTCATGAAATCATAGGTCAATTGAATGATGGTCAAGGCGGACAAGTGGCCGAACTCCAATGGAAGAGAATGGTAGATGATTTAGCTAAAAAGGGAAAGTTGCATAATTCTATGGCCATTTGTGACGTGTCTGGGTCAATGGAGGGCAATCCAATGGAAGTGTCGGTTTCTCTTGGGATGTTGATTTCGGAACTAAGTGAGGTGCCATGGAAGGGGAAATTGACATTTAGTGATAATCCTCAATTCCATTCGATTAAGGGAGAAACACTCGAAGAAAAGACCAGTTTTATTAGGCGTATGGAATGGGGTATGACGACAAACTTTCAGGGGGTGTTTGACAGAATATTAGAGGTGGCAGTTCAAGAAAAACTCCCAGAAGAACAAATGATCAAAAGACTGTTTATTTTCAGTGACATGGAGTTTGATGAGGCGTCTAATAATGCTAATTGGGAGACTGATTACATGGTAATACAAAGCAAGTTTAATGCTGCCGGTTATGAAAATGTGCCTGAGATAGTGTTTTGGAATTTGAGACACTCGAAGGCCACACCGGTGCCTAGTAACCAGCCTGGGGTGGCACTAGTTAGCGGATATTCGAAGAATTTGATGACATTGTTTCTGGAGGGAGGTGGGGTTATCAGCCCGGAGGCAGTTATGCTTGAAGCCATTGGCAAGCCTGAATACGATGCTCTTGTTGTTTATGATTGA